DNA sequence from the Coregonus clupeaformis isolate EN_2021a chromosome 22, ASM2061545v1, whole genome shotgun sequence genome:
TCCGTATGCGGCGGGAGAGAACAGACACAGACTCTGCTAGTGATGCTCCGtcctgctcctatagttgtgattcagagagactgatggcgcctcaggttaaccccctaacagctgctgccttcagcctgccttctataggatctatcaactggaacatggaccctgtgacaacacagacactccctggccTTCGTCCTCCTCACGCTCTCATTATGTTAAACCAGACCTCAGACAATACCAGTGCCTCAACAGTAAATGGCAACACAAGCCCATTGACAAATGACAGTGGTAGTGACGCTATCAGTAGATCTGGTGGCAAAAATAAGCGCTTCCCGTGTTCATTCTGTGGGAAAGCCTTCCGTTTCCCCAAACAGATGGAGATCCACCAGAGAatgcacacaggggagaaaccattCGGCTGCCACCTGTGCGGGGCCAGTTTTTCACAATCATccaacctgaagaggcaccagagggtccacacaggggagaaacccttcagctgtccccagtgtgagaagaggttctcacGCCAGCACGATTTGAAGATacacctgaaggtccacacgtAAGAGAGGCCGCTCACCTGTACGCATTACAGGAAAAGGTTCTTAGAGTGGAGCTACCTCAgtatacaccagcagaaaatgcaCATGGCCCATGAATAGTGTATACCCACTGGgtacaccacgtcatttcaacatggagaattgggtaatatttggtagaTACGTCGGTCAATGAGATTCCAACCTATTTTTACCCACTCAAAAAGATAGccaaaagtttgttgaattcccaatgtgttatcactgcactttcaaccatttaaaagcacactaACGTTAAAATGGGAATACattgtcagatattttgtttatttatacaataaCTTAATGTGTTATGACTGTGATtgatctaatagcacaaccaaatgagcTGGATTTTCTGAGAATTTAAGATGTTGCACACTGCGTTCAGCCAAGGGTGTGCAATATCCTAAGGTGTCCGAAAATAGTGGTGGAACAGTTTGTTTTATTAAGACATTACACATATTTTCCCTGTTTCTTTCCCCTGTGGCTCACCATTTAAAGCTAGTTAAGGAGGGAAATgatgcctttgcagcctgaatggagggaTGCTTTATGTACGAGCCGGTCCACGGGGGAAACAAGTGTATTACCGGGAATGCACATAAATCCTAGACGATAGTGCAGATCTAGCGGCCACTATCGGCTGGCTGTCCTATAGTGGTGCAATTACATACTTGAGACACTGGCGATCTCATAAAACAACTATTTTAACTTGAAATTGGTGATGACTATTTAGATATTTATTTTAGCAACCTAGATGTTGTTTAAGTAATAAGGCATGAGAACCCCGGGATTATCGTGTGATAATTTATGCCCAAGGCGAAGCCAAGGGCTGGGGAAACAGCCCTTAGGAGAGAGTTATCACACAATAATTCCCAGGTTCTCATGCcttatttattttataaaaagtttgccaacatatatatatattttttaaatagaactaaatcaaatcaaataatgcaCTTTAAATAGTTTGATTTAAtcttattctttaacttttattctTGGttgatgtgaatccaacatatttaaTATTAACTTATAGATTCCATTTGAAAACAACCAAAGCTTGAAAActctaggcctatatgtattgtctatttttagttgaacccaggttgaattgaaacaatagctgttgatgactttgcaaatgctatataggcctaaatagtatcattgatgaagtatggtcacatttcatttgctctgttaaacctaccctttagaatgacttcgatagcaacagtgaatctattaagTGGACATTTCTCAGCAATCATTCtaacgatagcacattggtaatagtcagtgacgaATATCAAAGTTAAGCAGGGCTTGTATATAGATCAACTCCACAGCAGGAGGTGCTGCACAGCATGTTGTTTTTTCTCTGATAGTGGATATTACGTTGAAGATGACGTTGTTTCAAAGgtcaaaataaaaacaattatacGTTTATGACTTTTTTctaatccaatgtattttccatgtagattccacgtcacaatatgttgacaaattacattgaaacaacgttgatttaacaagtttgtgcccagtgggtagtgacGTGTAATATAGTACTAGTTTGTTTTTTTGtagttcattctgttggtattggatgtagtagggaactgggtgaggtgaactgaggaaagaATGAGTATGATGAGGCAGAGTAGATGATATGGTGATGACATCTGTAAAAATGCTTCACTGATGAAAAGTGACACATTATCCCTTTAGGTTGATACTGGCGTTTTAGATCATCATAGTGCCTTAATTCATGTTTATGTGACATGAAgctgtgtgtaatgtaatgttgaaCCTTTTCCAAAGTATTCTAAACTTCATTTTATCAAAGCGTAGGTACCAGATTTACAGAAAAGGTCAAGTGTTACCAAAGTTATTCTACTTGTcacatcaaataaaattgtatttgccacatgcgccgaatacaacaggtatagacctttacagtgaaacgcttacttacaagcccttaaccaacaatacagttaagaaaaataagtcttaagtaaaaaatagataagttaaaaaatatacagtggggaaaaaaagtatttagtcagccaccaattgtgcaagttctcccacttaaaaagatgagagaggcctgtcattttcatcataggtacacgtcaactatgacagacaaaattagaaaaaaaattccagaaaatcacattgtaggatttttaatgaatttattggcatatgatggtggaaaataagtatttggtcaataacaaaagtttcacaatactttgttatataccctttgttggcaatgacacaggtcaaacgttttctgtaagtcttcacaaggttttcacacactgttgctggtattttggcccattcctccatgcagatctcctctagagcagtgatgttttggggctgtcgctgggcaacacagactttcaactccctccaaagattttctatggggttgagatctggagactggctagcctccaggaccttgaaatgcttcttacgaagccactccttcgttgccaggcggtgtgtttgggatcattgtcatgctgaaagacccagccacgtttctcttcaatgcccttgctgatggaaggagggtttcactcaaaatctcacgatacatggccccattcattctttcctttacacggatcagtcgtcctggtccctttgcagaaaaacagacccaaagcatgatgtttccaaccccatgcttcacagtaggtatggtgttctttggatgcaactcagcattctttgtcctccaaacatgacgagttgagtttttaccaaaaagttatattttggtttcatctgaccatatgacattctcccaatcctcttctggatcatccaaatgcacttcagacgggcctggacatgtactggcttaagcagggggacacgtctcgcactacaggatttgagtccctggcgcgtagtgtgttactgatggttggctttgttactttggtcccagctctcagcaggtcattcactaggtccccccgtgtggttctgggatttttgctcaccgttcttgtgatcattttgaccccacggggtgagatcttgcatggagccccagatcgagggagattatcagtggtcttgtatgtcttccatttcctaataattgctcccacagttgatttcttcaaaccaagctgcttacctgttgcagattcagtcttccccagcctggtgcaggtctacaattttgtttttggtgtcctttgaaagctctttggtcttggccattgtgaagtttggagtgtgactgtttgaggttgtggacaggtgtcttttatactgataacaagttcaaacaggtgccattaatacaggtaacgagtggaggacagaggagcctcttaaagaagaagttacaggtctgtgagagccagaaatcttgcttgtttgtaggtgaccaaatacttattttccaccataatttgcaaataaattcattaaaaatcctacaatgggattttctggatttttttttctcaatttgtctgtcatagttgacgtgtacctatgatgaaaattacaggcctctctcatctttttaagtgggagaacttgcacaattggtggctgactaaatacttttttgccccactgtatatatatgaaagagcagcagtaaaataaaataacagtagggaggctatatacagggggtaccagtacagagtcaatgtgcgggggcacaggttagtcgaggtgatatgtacatgtgggtagagttaaagtgactgcatagataataaacagagagtagcagcagcttatcGTTTTGTGCAATAAAAATGATTTAATGCCATTTTGTTTAGATTAAATACTAAATTGACTCTGCTGACTAACTTGGTTATTTTGTATCATTGCAGAGACTGTTTGTcctttttatatatacagtgggggaaaaaagtatttagtcagccaccaattgtgcaagttctcccacttaaaaagatgaggcctgtaattttcatcataggtacacgtcaactatgacagaaaattgagagaaaaaaattccagaaaatcacattgtaggatttttaatgaatttatttgcaaattatggtggaaaataagtatttggtcacctacaaacaagcaagatttctggctctcacagacctgtaacttcttctttaagaggctcctctgtcctccactcgttacctgtattaatggcacctgtttgaacttgttatcagtataaaagacacctgtccacaacctcaaacagtcacactccaaactccactatggccaagaccaaagagctgtcaaaggacaccagaaacaaaatggtagacctgcaccaggctgggaagactgaatctgcaataggtaagcagcttggtttgaagaaatgaactgtgggagcaattattaggaaatggaagacatacaagaccactgataatctccctcgatctggggctccacgcaagatctcaccccgtggggtcaaaatgatcacaagaacagtgagcaaaatcccagaaccacacggggggacctagtgaatgacctgcagagagctgggaccaaagtaacaaagcctaccatcagtaacacactacgccgccagggactcaaatcctgcagtgccagacgtgtccccctgcttaagccagtacatgtccaggcccgtctgaagtttgctagagtgcatttggatgatccagaagaggattgggagaatgtcagatgaaaccaaaatagaactttttggtaaaaattcaactcgtcgtgtttggaggactaagaatgctgagttgtatccaaagaacaccatacctactgtgaagcatgggggtggaaacatcatgctttggggctgtttttctgcaaagggaccaggacgactgatccgtgtaaaggaaagaatgaatggggccatgtatcgtgagattttgagtgaaaacctccttccatcagcaagggcattgaagatgaaatgtggctgggtctttcagcatgacaagatcccaaacacaccgcctggcaacgaaggagtggcttcgtaaagaagcatttcaaggtcctggagtggcctagccagtctccagatctcaaccccatagaaaatctttggagggagttgaaagtccgtgttgcccagcgacagccccaaaacatcactgctctagaggagatctgcatggaagaatgggccaaaataccagcaacagtgtgtgaaaaccttgtgaagacttacagaaaacgtttgacctgtgtcattgccaacaaagggtatataacaaagtattgagaaacttttgtcaattttctgtcatagttgacgtgtacctatgatgaaaattacaggcttctctcatctttttaagtgggagaacttgcacaattggtggctgactaaatactttttttccccactgtatatatataataaactCCAAAAGCTCCATATTGTTAGGTTCTTGAATCACAGTGTTAGAATTAGGCTTGACTGTGGTTAACATTTTATAATATCATGTCATGTTTCTGTGTGAACAGCAAAGAGTTTCCTATATAAACCTTTATATGCTCTTCTGAACAATCTTTGTTTGCAGTCTGCAGTCCATGAAGACCTGCTGATATCCGGTGTCACTGGCGGGAGAGATTGGACCTATGAAGCAGCTGGTCACAAACCCTGGCCCCGGCACAGGACCATGGATCAGGAGCCGTCACTCTTCCACAACCACTACACAGAACACAACCAGTGGACTGGTGGACTGAACAACCTCCGTCCTGGTggtcatcagagagacagaggctccagtcagggatcaagtctgcagcccagacccttctcttcacagtctcagtgCAAGGATGAAGCAGGGCCTGGGGCTGATAGCGATAGACCCTCCTGTTCCTATGatacaaacaccacagtatccatgatGAACAGAGCAGGTCACACTGGGCTTCAGCCTTCACAGAGAGTGGTGGGAGACCCCCTTGGTGGTAATCTATCAGCAAGTCTGTCTTCTCCTTCAGGGTCTCATCTAATGCCTAGTGACTGGGTTCATAGAAGACCTGGGTCTAGCCTTTCTCAGTTATCTCAtggttaccccaccaatacagacAGGGTCATGATGGGCGTTCACCACGAGAGGTACCTAGCCTATAACACAGCACACAATCCCAACAACACCCAAACAATAGCTAGAGGTCAAGGAGGGAGCTCAAAGACTAACCACCTGAGGGTGGTGGCTCCTGCTTCTACCTCCTCTGGTGTCATTGCGTCACAATGTGGGAAGTTGAGCATTAGGACTGACGCCGACAAGCCATACGCCTGCCCCACGTGTGGGAAGTGCTTCGCTCATGCGAACTATGTGAAGACACATCAAACCGTTCACACCAAGGACAAGCCCTTCAAGTGCAAACTATGTTACAAGAGCTTCTCCTTCCTGACTAGCCTTATCAGACATAGGAGTGTCCACAATGGGGAGAAATCGTAGCAGTGTGGCTTGAGATGTACGCAGGGGATTTCTGGGAACTATTCTTTAGCTAAAATATTATAGTTATCATGTCTAGTGTTTTGGGGTAAGTGGGTAATTAACCACATACCCCTCATTAACCCTTTTGTTAACttgtcatttgaaacaggttTGTGTAAATACCTGTTTTTAGAGAGACTGTAAACCTAGGCTAGTTCAATCACAACTGAATAGTTACCTTACTTAGTAGACTGAATAAAGTCATTGTTTTCTACTTTGTTCTTGCTAACAGTGTTCTTTCTAAACAAGTCTGGTCTGAGCTCGAAAGATAGTGATCATGAACAGGAGATTTGATGTGTAATGTAATAAGCAGTACCGTATATCAAAGAACAGCGCGCATAACTTTTTCAATTAACCACACCCTGTGCACTATGACAACAACCCATGAGTTCCTTTCACTTCAGTGTAAACGGAAGTGAACAGTGACCAAGAACAATTTCCACGAAAGCGGTTTTGTTGTTATTTAGACGTTTATTAACACCCTGGAACTTAAAATATGACTAATTTAACTGCACAGCATTACGTACTTACCTCAAGTAGTGTTTAATTCGCGTAGGAGACAGGACTTGGTTGATAGCTAGCAAGCGTTACCTAGAACATCTAActgctaacaatggctaactgtatggtttttcacactcaaatagcctccatcatggaggtgctagcgaatgcagccgtggcagacatctgtaaactcgtagacgacgactatgcagtgtttcgtttggaaataactaaaagccagaaagaaaacaaggcattgcggaggaaactacagctactggAACTGAAGGTGGCACGGGAGCGCGCAGAGAGGACAATGCAAGACCGCGTCCTCGTCAGTCGTCCCAGTAGTGTCAAGATCCTCGACCGATACAGAGGAATGGCAGGAGGTACATTTTGCAGGCGCGAGCAGTGTTCATGTTAGATTTAGTCTAGTCATTTTGGCAAACATATCATTCAGTCTTATAAAATATAATTAAGTCACATTTTTGTCGTTTGAATAATGATTTAGTCTAGTTATTGTCAAAATTACGAAAACAGTGGGCCATTTTAGTCAACTAAATGCCCTTTCATTTTTAGTCACATCACATTTGTATTGCTTCATTAACCTATAGTAAACatatagtaaacataaatcactgACTTCCATGTGCACATACATACCCCTGTCCTACCAAATATTTTTCTGCATAACATCCTATTCCCTTCCCAACAgcagaaatatgacaaacatatacagagtgtacaaaacattaggaacaccttccaaatgtttgccctcagaacagcctcaattcgttggggcatggactcaagGTGTCAggcgttccactgggatgctggccatgttgactccaatgcttcccacagttgtgtcaagttggctggatgtcctttgggtggtggaccattcttgatacacacgggaaactgttgagcattgcCTTATTTCTTTTATAACATATTGggtgactgtcattcatattcctttcattcagctcaatgtaacatcgataggtttaggttactacatgagactcacattttctctatacccatcatgaggttgctacaaccttgcctatgaatgaaagtttacaacgtaggtgcacaggtcgagagaaatttgagtaaacaaggtgacagtgacacattcaataccgccttgcacactcttaataaaaataataataatatgccatttagcagacgcttttatccaaagcgacttacagtcatgtgcgcatacatctagctgatctagggtgtaatcattaatccaacagttgcaaacgagagcaTCTATtgtacaaattcaggtatgtttatccccgtttcgttccgtttgcttccgtttaagaaatgtttttcaacagaattggcagaatgaatacacccctgatcacacgcaaactcagttcactttcatagcagccagatacaaacagcatgatcacttttctcggtaattccttctcacatctacgcACTTCGCTTGCAGGCtttagtgcacaacacatcagctgtctgtgacccaGGCTGTGTGACCAGGCGacaaaacctttccaagccaaaccttcatatcataaccgctaaccgctacaaacagcctacattgttgtcaacATAGCTATTAGAATTAacatgttagtaaacccgctacaatcatgcagtacagttagcaagcagttacactggctggccccggtggcaataaattaataaaactaaACGCCTACCTTGACTTGGAAAatttccagtgttggatagccatagccagctagctaacatggcattcctctctgtttgagctgggtgtttgagtaggctaaactagctagctgcattcgctagctaagtgaaagtgggggaaaaaatatgaaatatagctcgctctctccctctctctctttcttgcttctccttcatttttgaagaaattaatttgttcaaaactgttcaactattgtctttctctgtctttgagtcaactactcaacacattttatacactgcagtgctagctagctgtagcttatgctttcagtactagattcattctctgatcctttgattgggtggacatgtcagttcatgctgcaagagctctgataggttggaggacgtcctccggaagttgtcataattactgtgtaagtctatggaagggggtgagaaccatgagcttcttaggttttgtattgaagtcaatgtacccagaggaggacggaaactacagttatgttgaggctactgtagaccttcattgcaaaacagtgtgttttaatcaattatttggtgagatgtgaatatatttattatagttttatcttaaaaggataacttttttcaTGTTTAACATTTTTCTTTTTAATGAAATTTACTGAGgatgatggtcctccccttcctcctgaggagcctccactgatcagatgaaaacatgactggttgtgtttataccacaataaaatgtaatacattaaaaaagttaaataGCAAATCTTTACgactaggcccacagagatcctattgaattaatagggattctatattTAATTATATGATTAAGCGCGTGCACACACAGGAGGTCCTGTACCGGGAAGAAATTAAATTTACTTTCACCCCTGAATATATAAAAATTATCTGGCCATGTAAATGTTAATTCAGGCTACATAGATATTGCACATTACATacaaaacaaacagacacacacaagcgCAGAGAGAGAGTAGTACAATCACAAGATTGCGCCGCAAAGTATTGGTGGCAAAGTAGTATGGGTTGCACGTCAATCACTCGGTCACATCATTGCCATTGTTATCAACGTTCCACAGAAGCCGCAGCCACATTGATGTCCAAAAGTAGAATGGGGGCTAATGACTGTTTCGTCCAGTGATGTAGTAGAGTCACTAAACCATGAGTCCCCTGTGCTCGAGTcacaagtcaagtcacgagtcccTATGGCTGAAGTCCGAGTCCCAGTGCCCGAGTCCTGGTCCAATTGCTCAAGTCTGAGTCACTGGGTCCACATTAACTCAAAAATAAAgctatttacccagtcagatatagtgttgTGGCAAGAGGAATTTAGTAAATACGTTTTTTGCTTTTCCTTTCTGGCACAGGCCAGTCTGAGTTaaggggggaggtgtgtgtctctttgttaacaactgctggtgcgcaatctctaatgttaaggaagtcttgaggttttgctcgcctgagttcgaatacctcatgataagctgcggaccatactatttaccaagagagtttatctatatttttcttcgctgtctatttaccaccacaaaccgatgctggcactaataccgcactcaacgagctgtatagggccgtaAGCAAACAACAAAATGCACTTCAAGTGGTGCACTCCTAGTGGCTGGTGATTTTAATGcatggaaactgaaatccgtcttacctcatttttaccagcatgtcacctgtgcaactagaggtaacactctagatcacctttactccacacacagagacgcatacaaagatCTCCCTTGCCCTTCAtatggcaaatctgaccataactctatcctcctgattcctgattacaagaaaaaaactcaaacaggaagtacaagTGACACGCTCAATACGAAAGTGGTCAggtgaagcagatgctaagctacaggactgtttcgctagcacagactggaatatttttttcccgggattcatccgataacattgaagAGTTTACCACagcagtcactggcttcattaataagtgcatcaacaacgtcgtccccacagtgaccgtacgtacatatcccaaccagaaaccatggaatacaggtaacatccgcactgagctaaaggcaagagctgccgctttcaaggagcgggacactaatccggacgctacGACCTCTGACGAGCCGTCaaaacgtcaatacaggactaagatcgaatcctactgacgctcgtcggatgtggcaggtctTGCAAATTATCATGATTACAACGGGAAATCCAGcagtgagctgcccagtgacgcgaacctaccagacaagcttaattccttctatgctcgcttcgaggcaagcgacACTGAACCACCTACCTCTCTGACCTTCTCCAAGTCTATGCCCGCTCCCttgcaaacttaacatgtgtaaatatttgtatgaacataagattcaacaactgagacataaactgaacaagttccacagacatgtgactaacagaaattgaataatgtgtccctgaacaaaggggggggttcaaaatcaaaagtaacagtcagtatctggtgtggccaccagctgcattaagtactgcagtgcatctcctcctcatggactgcaccagatttgccagttcttgctgtgagatgttaccccactcttccaccaaggcacctgcaagttcccagacatttctggggggaatggccctagccctcaccttcCGATCctacaggtcccagacgtgctcaatgggattgagatccgggctcttcgctggccatggcagaacactgacattcgtgtcttgcaggaaatcacacacagaacgagcagtatggctggtggcattgtcatgctggagtgtcatgtcaggatgagcctgcaggaagggtaccacatgagagaggaggatgtcttccctgtaacgcacagcgttgagattgcctgcaatgacaacaagctcagtccgatgatgctgtgacacaccgccacagatcatgacggaccctccacctccaaatcgatcctgctccagagtacaggcctcgttgtaacgctcattccttcgacgataaacgcaaatccgaccatcacccctggtgagacaaatcCGTGactcagtgaagagcactttttgccagtcctgtctggtccagcgactgtGGGtgtgtgcccataggcgacgttgttgccggtgatgtctggtgaggacctgccttacaacaggcctacaagccctcagtccagcttctctcagcctattgcggacagtctgagcactgatggagggattgtgcgttc
Encoded proteins:
- the LOC121563737 gene encoding zinc finger protein 28 homolog, with the protein product MNSVYPLGTPRHFNMENWSAVHEDLLISGVTGGRDWTYEAAGHKPWPRHRTMDQEPSLFHNHYTEHNQWTGGLNNLRPGGHQRDRGSSQGSSLQPRPFSSQSQCKDEAGPGADSDRPSCSYDTNTTVSMMNRAGHTGLQPSQRVVGDPLGGNLSASLSSPSGSHLMPSDWVHRRPGSSLSQLSHGYPTNTDRVMMGVHHERYLAYNTAHNPNNTQTIARGQGGSSKTNHLRVVAPASTSSGVIASQCGKLSIRTDADKPYACPTCGKCFAHANYVKTHQTVHTKDKPFKCKLCYKSFSFLTSLIRHRSVHNGEKS